A portion of the Candidatus Methylomirabilota bacterium genome contains these proteins:
- a CDS encoding cupin domain-containing protein has protein sequence MPTLKGFAALKRLPEEKVTDKISRRVLAGEKEMVVWWSMKAGAHAAAHKHPHEQIFWVVSGTMEFRLGGEKRTCGPGDLGVIPGDVEHEAWFPEDTEVVDVFAPRREDFLTGEVPAYMRKG, from the coding sequence ATGCCAACGCTCAAGGGATTCGCCGCGCTCAAGCGCCTGCCCGAGGAGAAGGTGACGGACAAGATCTCACGCCGGGTCCTCGCGGGCGAGAAGGAGATGGTCGTGTGGTGGTCGATGAAGGCGGGCGCGCACGCCGCGGCCCACAAGCATCCCCACGAGCAGATCTTCTGGGTGGTCTCGGGGACGATGGAGTTCCGCCTCGGCGGTGAGAAGCGGACGTGCGGCCCGGGCGACCTCGGAGTCATTCCGGGCGACGTCGAGCACGAGGCGTGGTTTCCGGAGGACACGGAGGTCGTCGACGTCTTCGCGCCGCGGCGCGAGGACTTCCTGACGGGCGAGGTCCCCGCCTACATGCGCAAGGGCTGA
- a CDS encoding cation transporter, with product MTLAPPPAQADGARVARRAKGLLWLTVAWNSAEAVVAVGAGLLAGSVALVGFGFDSGIEIAASLAALWALSGARAEPTLAARDLKALRIIGACFLLLAAWVLYEAAAFLVEGRAPERSVVGMALAGLSLVVMPLLVRWKRRVATRLGSGALEAEARQTGLCACLSAILLVGLGLNAALDWWWADPVAGIAMTPIIAREGWDAIRGKTCCSV from the coding sequence ATGACGCTCGCGCCGCCCCCCGCTCAGGCGGACGGGGCACGCGTCGCTCGCCGGGCCAAGGGCCTCCTGTGGCTGACGGTCGCCTGGAACTCCGCTGAGGCCGTCGTGGCCGTGGGCGCGGGGTTGCTCGCGGGCAGCGTCGCGCTCGTCGGCTTCGGCTTCGACTCGGGGATCGAGATCGCGGCGAGCCTGGCCGCGCTCTGGGCGCTGTCGGGCGCTCGCGCGGAGCCCACGCTGGCCGCGCGCGACCTGAAGGCCCTCCGGATCATCGGCGCGTGCTTCCTGCTGCTCGCGGCCTGGGTGCTCTACGAGGCCGCCGCCTTCCTCGTGGAGGGCCGCGCGCCCGAGCGGTCCGTCGTGGGGATGGCGCTCGCGGGCCTCTCGCTCGTCGTCATGCCGCTGCTCGTGCGGTGGAAGCGCCGCGTCGCGACCCGGCTCGGGAGCGGCGCGCTCGAGGCCGAGGCTCGGCAGACAGGCCTTTGCGCCTGCCTGTCGGCCATCCTGCTCGTCGGCCTCGGCCTGAACGCGGCGCTCGACTGGTGGTGGGCGGACCCGGTGGCGGGGATCGCGATGACGCCGATCATCGCGCGCGAGGGGTGGGACGCGATTCGAGGAAAGACCTGCTGCTCCGTGTGA
- a CDS encoding metal ABC transporter substrate-binding protein, which produces MRRAGWVHARRAAGVGALALALAGAAPAPSAAETKLRVAATLPDLFVLTRAVAGEAATVELIARFGQNPHDMEVRPSHMLLLRRADVLVKNGLEEDAWVEVMVRGAANPKVIPGSRNVIDASQGIQVLKIPAGRVDRSMGDVHPLGSPHYTLDPDNLVIVTQSLAAGLARAAPEHARLFEANRHTLLEKIAEADRRWKATLAPFRGARVVSFHDSWPYFYRAFGLVEGGIIEDRPGIPPSPQHLAWLIRQMRDEKVRVILHESWYPRDITERVARETGARMLVVPQTPGAVKGTEDYIAHMDYLVGAIADALR; this is translated from the coding sequence GTGAGGCGCGCGGGGTGGGTCCACGCCCGCCGCGCGGCGGGCGTCGGGGCGCTCGCGCTGGCGCTCGCCGGCGCCGCGCCGGCGCCGTCCGCCGCCGAGACGAAGCTGCGCGTCGCCGCCACGCTCCCCGACCTCTTCGTCCTGACGCGCGCGGTCGCCGGCGAGGCGGCCACGGTCGAGCTGATCGCGCGCTTCGGCCAGAACCCGCACGACATGGAGGTGCGCCCGAGCCACATGCTGCTCCTGCGTCGCGCCGACGTCCTGGTGAAGAACGGCCTCGAGGAGGACGCGTGGGTCGAGGTGATGGTACGGGGCGCGGCGAACCCGAAGGTGATCCCGGGCTCGCGCAACGTCATCGACGCGTCCCAGGGCATCCAGGTCCTCAAGATCCCCGCCGGGCGCGTCGACCGGTCGATGGGCGACGTCCATCCGCTCGGAAGCCCGCACTACACGCTCGATCCGGACAACCTCGTGATCGTCACGCAGAGCCTCGCGGCCGGGCTCGCGCGTGCCGCGCCCGAGCACGCGCGCCTGTTCGAGGCGAACCGCCACACGCTCCTCGAGAAGATCGCGGAGGCGGACCGCCGCTGGAAGGCCACGCTGGCGCCCTTCCGCGGCGCCCGCGTGGTGAGCTTCCACGACAGCTGGCCCTACTTCTACCGCGCGTTCGGGCTGGTGGAGGGCGGCATCATCGAGGATCGTCCGGGGATCCCGCCGTCGCCGCAGCACCTGGCGTGGCTCATCCGCCAGATGCGCGACGAGAAGGTCAGGGTCATCCTGCACGAGAGCTGGTACCCGCGCGACATCACGGAGCGCGTCGCCCGCGAGACGGGCGCGCGCATGCTCGTCGTGCCGCAGACGCCGGGCGCCGTCAAGGGCACCGAGGACTACATCGCCCACATGGACTACCTGGTGGGCGCCATCGCCGACGCCCTCAGGTGA